A genome region from Mercenaria mercenaria strain notata chromosome 11, MADL_Memer_1, whole genome shotgun sequence includes the following:
- the LOC123531635 gene encoding integrin alpha ina-1-like isoform X1 has translation MYLECKTFLTLQVESSGPEYTIENGRRRRRQAETSDNKPMEIREGEPKVGEAREKKNVATLECGKTAKCYEIRCKIGILDAGQSVRIQMRSRLWESTLLEDFTGVDEVHIKSTGKIHIRPELNVVQSKTNNDKDQATTIAIPSLLIVKEKPLAWWIYALAVLGGIFVLILLALCLWKCGFFKRRRYEEVSSYSVKVEKKKNINNPTYSTKVETKKEYLDENEYFLKH, from the exons ATGTACTTAGAATGTAAGACATTCTTGACATTGCAGGTAGAAAGTAGTGGCCCTGAATATACAATAGAAAATGGTCGCCGTAGACGAAGACAGGCAGAAACCTCTGATAACAAACCAATGGAGATAAGAGAGGGCGAACCCAAGGTTGGAGAAGCTCGGGAAAAGAAAAATGTTGCCACCCTT GAGTGTGGCAAGACGGCAAAGTGTTATGAGATACGCTGTAAGATTGGTATATTGGATGCAGGTCAGTCAGTGAGAATACAGATGCGGTCCAGACTCTGGGAGAGTACATTGCTGGAA GATTTTACAGGAGTAGACGAAGTGCACATAAAGTCAACAGGAAAAATTCATATTCGTCCAGAACTTAATGTTGTACAGAGCAAAACAAACAATGATAAAGACCAG GCCACAACTATAGCCATTCCAAGTTTGCTGATCGTGAAAGAGAAGCCCCTGGCATGGTGGATATATGCTCTAGCTGTGCTTGGGGGAATATTTGTCCTCATTTTACTTGCCTTATGTTTGTGGAAG TGTGGATTCTTTAAGAGAAGAAGATACGAGGAAGTGTCATCATATAGTGTGAAAgtagaaaagaagaaaaacataaataatcCAACATATAGCACTAAAGTTGAGAccaagaaagaatatttagatgaaaatgaatatttcctGAAGCACTGA
- the LOC123531635 gene encoding integrin alpha ina-1-like isoform X2 codes for MEIREGEPKVGEAREKKNVATLECGKTAKCYEIRCKIGILDAGQSVRIQMRSRLWESTLLEDFTGVDEVHIKSTGKIHIRPELNVVQSKTNNDKDQATTIAIPSLLIVKEKPLAWWIYALAVLGGIFVLILLALCLWKCGFFKRRRYEEVSSYSVKVEKKKNINNPTYSTKVETKKEYLDENEYFLKH; via the exons ATGGAGATAAGAGAGGGCGAACCCAAGGTTGGAGAAGCTCGGGAAAAGAAAAATGTTGCCACCCTT GAGTGTGGCAAGACGGCAAAGTGTTATGAGATACGCTGTAAGATTGGTATATTGGATGCAGGTCAGTCAGTGAGAATACAGATGCGGTCCAGACTCTGGGAGAGTACATTGCTGGAA GATTTTACAGGAGTAGACGAAGTGCACATAAAGTCAACAGGAAAAATTCATATTCGTCCAGAACTTAATGTTGTACAGAGCAAAACAAACAATGATAAAGACCAG GCCACAACTATAGCCATTCCAAGTTTGCTGATCGTGAAAGAGAAGCCCCTGGCATGGTGGATATATGCTCTAGCTGTGCTTGGGGGAATATTTGTCCTCATTTTACTTGCCTTATGTTTGTGGAAG TGTGGATTCTTTAAGAGAAGAAGATACGAGGAAGTGTCATCATATAGTGTGAAAgtagaaaagaagaaaaacataaataatcCAACATATAGCACTAAAGTTGAGAccaagaaagaatatttagatgaaaatgaatatttcctGAAGCACTGA
- the LOC123531636 gene encoding biogenesis of lysosome-related organelles complex 1 subunit 1-like — MLSNLIKVHQAKQSARKERQEKKKREAIIAASALTHSLVDHLNAGVANAYVNQKKLDTETKILQSNAAQFSKQTTQWLKLVEDFNTALKEIGDVENWAKSIETDMRTISSALEYTYKRNES, encoded by the exons ATGTTGTCAAACTTAATAAAAGTCCATCAAGCAAAACAGTCTGCGAGAAAGGAAAGACAAg AGAAAAAGAAAAGGGAGGCAATTATTGCAGCATCAGCACTCACACACTCTTTAGTGGATCATCTTAATGCAGG AGTTGCTAATGCCTATGTAAATCAAAAGAAGCTTGATACAGAAACAAAGATACTTCAGTCCAATGCTGCACAGTTCTCCAAACAGACCACACAATGGCTTAAACTTGTAGAGGATTTTAATACAGCTCTTAAG gAAATAGGAGATGTTGAGAACTGGGCTAAAAGTATCGAAACAGACATGCGGACAATTTCTAGTGCTCTGGAATACACATACAAAAGAA ATGAGAGTTAA